Proteins co-encoded in one Paraburkholderia edwinii genomic window:
- a CDS encoding aspartate kinase, translating into MALIVHKYGGTSMGSVERIKNVAKRVAKWHKAGHRMVVVPSAMSGETNRLIGLAKEISGQPSPRELDMIASTGEQVSVGLLSIALHDAGVDAVSYTGWQVPVKTDSAFTKARINDIDGERVLRDLDAGKVVVITGFQGIDPEGHITTLGRGGSDTSAVAVAAALKADECLIYTDVDGVYTTDPRVVEEARRLDRVTFEEMLEMASLGSKVLQIRSVEFAGKYQVKTRVLSSLTDPLMPLETEMTSGTLITFEEDETMEKAVISGIAFQRDEARIAVMGVPDKPGIAYQILGPIAEANIDVDMIIQNQSVEGKTAFTFTVGRGDYQRAMDILTNQVKGHISAEQVLGDPKVSKVSVVGVGMRSHVGIASTMFRTLSEEGINIQMISTSEIKISVLIDEKYMELAVRALHKAFELDQA; encoded by the coding sequence CGATGGGCTCGGTCGAGCGCATCAAGAACGTCGCGAAGCGCGTCGCGAAATGGCACAAGGCCGGCCACCGGATGGTCGTCGTGCCGTCCGCGATGTCCGGCGAAACGAACCGCCTCATCGGCCTCGCGAAAGAAATCTCCGGTCAGCCGAGCCCGCGTGAGCTCGACATGATTGCGTCGACCGGCGAGCAGGTCAGCGTCGGTTTGCTGTCGATCGCGCTGCACGACGCGGGCGTCGACGCGGTCAGCTACACGGGCTGGCAAGTGCCGGTCAAAACCGATAGCGCGTTCACCAAAGCGCGCATCAACGACATCGACGGCGAACGCGTGCTGCGCGACCTCGATGCCGGCAAGGTGGTCGTGATCACCGGCTTTCAGGGCATCGATCCCGAAGGCCACATCACGACGCTCGGCCGCGGCGGTTCGGATACGTCGGCGGTGGCCGTGGCCGCGGCGCTCAAGGCGGACGAGTGCCTGATCTACACCGACGTCGACGGCGTCTACACGACGGACCCGCGCGTCGTCGAAGAAGCGCGCCGGCTCGATCGCGTGACGTTCGAGGAAATGCTGGAAATGGCGAGCCTCGGCTCGAAGGTCCTGCAGATCCGTTCAGTGGAATTCGCGGGCAAATATCAGGTGAAGACGCGCGTGCTGTCGAGCCTGACCGATCCGCTGATGCCGCTCGAAACCGAAATGACCTCGGGCACCCTGATTACTTTTGAAGAAGACGAGACCATGGAAAAAGCAGTCATCTCCGGCATTGCGTTCCAGCGGGACGAAGCCCGCATCGCCGTGATGGGTGTGCCCGACAAGCCGGGCATCGCGTATCAGATCCTCGGTCCGATCGCCGAGGCGAATATCGACGTCGACATGATCATCCAGAACCAGAGCGTCGAGGGCAAGACGGCGTTCACGTTCACGGTCGGCCGAGGCGACTATCAGCGCGCGATGGACATCCTCACGAATCAGGTGAAGGGCCATATTTCGGCGGAGCAGGTGCTCGGCGACCCGAAGGTGTCGAAGGTATCGGTGGTCGGTGTCGGCATGCGCTCGCATGTGGGCATCGCGAGCACGATGTTCCGCACGCTGTCGGAAGAGGGCATCAACATCCAGATGATTTCGACGTCCGAAATCAAGATCTCGGTGCTGATCGACGAGAAGTATATGGAGCTCGCCGTGCGCGCGCTGCATAAGGCATTCGAACTCGATCAGGCTTGA